A single Oryctolagus cuniculus chromosome 18, mOryCun1.1, whole genome shotgun sequence DNA region contains:
- the NUCB1 gene encoding nucleobindin-1: MPPRGPRRALLLLLLLHAAGAVPLERGSPRQDESPATESPDTGLYYHRYLQEVINVLETDGHFRDKLQAANAEDIKSGKLSRELDFVSHHVRTKLDELKRQEVSRLRMLLKAKMDAEQEPNVQVDHLSLLRQFEHLDPQNQHTFEARDLELLIQTATRDLAQYDAAHHEEFKRYEMLKEHERRRYLESLGEEQRKEAEKKLEEQQRRHREHPKVNVPGSQAQLKEVWEELDGLDPNRFNPKTFFILHDINSDGVLDEQELEALFTKELEKVYDPKNEEDDMREMEEERLRMREHVMKNVDANQDRLVTLEEFLASTLRKEFGDTAEGWETVEMHPAYTEEELRRFEEELAAREAELNAKAQRLSQETQALGRSQDRLEAQRRELQQAVLQMEQRKQQQQQPQDLGAPGPNPEGQLKFRPDTAADDAPVPAPAGDQKEADVSEKKAPEPATGGPPLESQRL; the protein is encoded by the exons ATGCCGCCCCGTGGGCCGCGCagagccctgctgctgctgctgctgttgcacgCTGCGGGCGCCGTGCCGCTGGAGCGGGGGTCCCCCCGCCAGGACGAGAGCCCCGCCACCGAGAGTCCC GACACCGGGCTGTACTACCACCGGTACCTGCAGGAGGTCATCAACGTGCTGGAGACGGACGGTCACTTCCGGGACAAGCTGCAGGCCGCCAACGCCGAGGACATCAAG AGCGGGAAACTGAGCCGAGAGCTGGACTTCGTCAGCCACCACGTGCGCACCAAGCTGGATGAGCTCAAGAGGCAGGAGGTGTCTCGGCTGCGGATGCTGCTCAAGGCCAAGATGGACGCGGAGCAGGAGCCCA ACGTGCAGGTGGACCACCTGAGCCTCCTGAGGCAGTTCGAGCACTTGGACCCCCAGAACCAGCACACGTTCGAGGCCCGCGACCTGGAGCTGCTGATCCAGACG GCCACCCGGGACCTCGCCCAGTACGACGCGGCCCACCACGAGGAGTTCAAGCGCTACGAGATGCTGAAGGAGCACGAGCGCCGCCGGTATCTGGAgtccctgggagaggagcagagaaagGAGGCGGAGAAGAAGCTGGAGGAGCAGCAGCGCCGGCACCGAGAGCACCCGAAAGTCAACGTGCCT GGCAGCCAAGCCCAGTTGAAGGAGGTGTGGGAGGAGCTGGATGGATTGGATCCCAACAGGTTTAACCCCAAGACCTTCTTCATACTGCATG ATATCAACAGCGACGGCGTCCTGGACGAGCAGGAGCTGGAGGCGCTTTTCACCAAGGAG CTGGAGAAAGTGTACGACCCGAAGAACGAGGAGGACGACATGCGTGAGATGGAGGAGGAGCGACTGCGCATGCGGGAGCACGTGATGAAGAAT GTGGACGCCAACCAGGACCGCCTGGTGACCCTGGAGGAGTTCCTCGCGTCCACTCTGAGGAAGGAGTTCGGGGACACCGCGGAGGGGTGGGAG ACCGTGGAGATGCACCCGGCCTACACGGAGGAGGAGCTGCGGCGCTTTGAGGAGGAGCTGGCCGCCCGCGAGGCCGAGCTGAACGCCAAGGCCCAGCGGCTGAGCCAGGAGACACAGGCCCTGGGGCGGTCCCAGGACCGCCTGGAGGCTCAGAGGAGGGAGCTGCAGCAG GCCGTTCTGCAGatggagcagaggaagcagcagcagcagcagccacaggaccTCGGTGCCCCCGGCCCCAACCCGGAGGGGCAGCTCAAGTTCCGTCCGGACACcg CTGCAGACGACGCGCCCGTGCCGGCCCCGGCCGGTGACCAGAAAGAAGCGGACGTTTCAGAAAAGAAGGCCCCTGAGCCGGCCACGGGGGGACCCCCGCTGGAGTCCCAGCGCCTGTGA